One Chitinophaga varians DNA window includes the following coding sequences:
- a CDS encoding aspartate aminotransferase family protein produces MISSLIHSMIVCPDMDYSYPRITYGKGVFLYDEHGKKYMDASSGSAGVTNLGHDTGAIADVMHAQVRKAAVLPTHAVSTEVLESYLSKLVAFAGHDFVRAWTVSSGTEAVENAVKLAYQYHVLNGEPDRYKVLARWSSYHGNSVFMLDVGGMRLRRDTYARWMNNFPHLSPAYKYRKPEGMTDDEYISMLIKELEDTILENDPATIAAFVLEPVVAAALGAVPPPDSRYIKEVRALCDRYGILLIADEVLTGFGRLGANFGMDKWNTAPDIIAAGKGISAGYYPLSAIIANRKVARPFEEQKVPFLGGHTFACSPLGAAIGSYVIDYMEKERVVENAAEAGRYLSTLLKKELLPFDIVGDVRGEGLLQGIELVKDKTTKQPFPPELLLSKKIGQRCIQKGVILYPGRGSAGNNTGDHIMICPPLISSHAHMEELVAVLAESVQEEMERVLVAPGL; encoded by the coding sequence ATGATTTCCTCACTCATTCATTCTATGATCGTATGTCCTGATATGGACTATAGTTATCCCAGGATCACTTATGGAAAAGGTGTTTTTCTGTACGATGAACACGGAAAAAAGTATATGGATGCTTCCAGTGGATCTGCCGGCGTCACCAATCTGGGACATGATACGGGAGCAATAGCCGACGTCATGCATGCACAGGTCAGAAAGGCAGCAGTTTTGCCCACTCACGCTGTCAGCACGGAGGTGTTAGAATCATATCTGTCGAAGTTAGTTGCATTCGCAGGGCATGATTTTGTAAGAGCATGGACGGTTTCCAGTGGTACAGAGGCTGTAGAGAATGCTGTAAAGCTGGCCTACCAGTATCATGTACTAAACGGTGAGCCTGACAGGTACAAAGTATTGGCCAGGTGGAGCAGCTACCACGGTAACTCCGTTTTCATGCTGGATGTGGGCGGAATGAGGTTGAGAAGGGATACTTATGCCAGATGGATGAATAACTTCCCTCATCTTTCTCCGGCTTATAAGTACAGGAAGCCGGAAGGAATGACGGACGATGAGTATATATCAATGCTGATCAAGGAACTGGAAGATACAATATTGGAAAACGATCCAGCCACCATCGCGGCTTTCGTACTGGAACCCGTAGTGGCTGCTGCATTGGGCGCTGTGCCACCTCCGGATAGCCGGTACATCAAGGAGGTGAGAGCACTCTGTGACCGCTACGGCATTCTGCTGATAGCTGATGAAGTACTGACCGGTTTTGGTCGTCTGGGGGCCAATTTCGGTATGGATAAATGGAATACTGCGCCAGATATCATCGCTGCCGGAAAAGGGATCAGCGCCGGTTATTATCCTCTCTCTGCCATCATTGCGAACCGCAAGGTGGCGAGGCCTTTTGAAGAACAAAAAGTACCTTTTCTGGGCGGGCATACTTTTGCCTGCAGTCCATTAGGCGCTGCCATTGGTAGTTATGTCATTGACTATATGGAAAAAGAAAGAGTGGTGGAAAATGCTGCGGAAGCAGGCAGATACCTCAGTACGTTGCTCAAAAAAGAACTTCTGCCTTTTGACATTGTCGGAGATGTAAGGGGAGAAGGGCTGTTGCAAGGCATAGAACTGGTGAAAGATAAAACCACAAAGCAACCGTTTCCGCCGGAATTACTACTCAGCAAAAAAATAGGGCAGCGCTGCATACAAAAGGGAGTAATCCTTTATCCTGGTCGTGGCTCGGCAGGAAACAACACCGGTGATCATATTATGATCTGTCCTCCTTTAATATCTTCTCATGCCCATATGGAAGAATTGGTGGCTGTACTCGCTGAGAGCGTACAAGAGGAAATGGAAAGAGTGCTGGTAGCCCCCGGACTTTAA
- a CDS encoding amino acid adenylation domain-containing protein produces MDNISLSLKISEEYWKKKISGPDGAKLAALLKGVPVNTDVQKDVVLKFPAAMTRRIDELCDSSPLLVYSFYATALAILVNRYTGENNIRWKSSPMSPGGFDEPLMTTEGTCIFAVLVAPGKSFKSLFGVVKEEVLNASGYIPWGSPAEDAVVDIMLNVSNITADTPQVADKGSLLFDIRLHDTDPAVRLSFGAGADGDMLSAVLHNYIFLLSQIVEDPYKEATAYEIVSHQERSRLLLEFNDPVCAFRTEMLFVEKFEEIVSRCPDAPAVVCNGTTHTYSGLNRLAERYAVWLQSQTGSSLSRNIVMFTRRSPYWMAAVIGIWKAGYVYVPIDPAYPDDRIALLLQQSGPAVMLTEMELYDRGVAAGGPDIKILDLHACPDNEEVCFYGRQPLKTDLSYIIYTSGSTGTPKGVMIDHWGMMNHLQAKVAEMGIVPGDRVAQNASQGFDISVWQAFAGLISGATTYICPEEVVYHPAAFIEFLVKEKISILELVPTYLTEMLQTIRNDFKGLQLLEDLKILILNAETLRLPLVNEWFRLFPQIPLVNTYGATEVSDDMGHIIMTAPPVTGIVTVMKNPIANFRLYVVDDNLKLLPIGVKGEILIAGEGVGPGYYNDPEKTAHAFIRDPFLLAGKCYRTGDLGRRLPNGELEFLGRKDFQVKISGFRVELHEIEVCLGNLPGVEAAVVKEWEDEQARLYLAAYVILQDGQTADDVKAMLATVLPDYMIPGVFIVLDAFPVTQNGKIDRRRLPEPEQFNRNIPHTEAESALEAALLEIWNEVLPQPVRSVTANFFEAGGHSLLAGKLIDRISTRFNLQVTIRSVFLHQTIREYTQFLSLLPSGNTGERMEIRKISRDQLIPLSFGQQRMWYFEQLSSDIPVHNLLDAFLIEGPLDMSVLNDALSILVDRHEQLRTVFRSIDKKECQIIRESQPVTVSFQSVKHATDVERNKYIDDFLRNQFYERFDLKNGPLLRVSVVETNELNYMLVIAAHHIIVDLWSMSIFIRELLQIYSDRIRKVPSSLPEIPVGYVDYTVWQREYLTPERTMQQVEYWHTLLKDAPPLTDIPTDFVRPPVSDYKGDVVRFKLSQQETADIRQMAVNSATTPFNILLANFFIVLNKLSQQEDLVVGTPYANRNYKSLENVIGFFVNTLIFRMKLSEDMTFEDILADLSRQSVTAMENADIPFEKIIEGLKVQRSESYNPLFQIMFSYQHNLIDPGKVDSLSVSRIDVPDPKSKFDMELGIFEHSDTMEGYLEYSVSLFKRETIQRFVDYFIAVMKALLRNPRARIGELECLTERDRLCLQHVNETDVVLPEVGSIPSLFDKVAGEHADSIALIYGNERITYSELSKRVDNLACQLIDIGIQPGDFVGLGAARSVAMVVAQLAVLKAGAAFLPLDMSYPRERIAFMIGDSGIRVLVAEEQFVSMLSGYGCEVIAVSFDPDHSCSQTAHARFPENTPALFYLIYTSGSTGNPKGVMGTQRGAINRFYWQWKQYPYQLHEVGCQKAPVSFGESISELYAPLLAGRPVLILSDSEVKDPYLMVSTLATNRVTRIVLIPSVIKMLIETFPDLNQRLPDLNFWMSSGEALSKDIVSLFRRAMPGRLLLNLYGSSEVSADVTYHECTETEEDSVPIGRPVYNTQLFVLDQKRVRVPVGIPGELYVGGVNVADGYYKNPQLTAERFVQLPFCNGPAFKTGDMVKLDPDGVMHYLGRCDDQVKVRGARVSPGEIASALLKHPGVRQISVQALVGDNNEEYLCAYVVPNKGHSSSASELTLFLKDLLPGYMIPRSIILIEHLPLLPNGKVDKTQLPVPLPETDVNGEGAPRDYYELVLAGIWESLLSIPSVNIHTDFFDAGGHSLLATKMMNLVYKKFGRLIPLADLFRAPTIKGIAAILREEQRGSEQWESIVAIQTEGSEPPLFFVPGIGGNVLYFYHLSRLLGNEQPFYGLQAKGLDGQQLPPTSVEEIAANYIREIRKIRPAGPYRLGGHSFGGKVAFEMARQLITCGEEVGYLAILDMTAPGAEEVPVSTQEFSQTVWLVNIAASLSQMYQREIRLTHADLDSKTEEQQFQLFKSALEKEKVLPENSSMQQIKGMVNVLKTNEQIRYHVQGTLPVDITVFRASESLPGMPDIAAADATLGWEKYTTALVRTHQVPGNHHSMMVPPNIAVVAAIISDELNLISTKNV; encoded by the coding sequence ATGGATAATATCAGTCTCTCTCTCAAAATTTCGGAGGAATATTGGAAAAAAAAGATTTCGGGTCCTGATGGTGCAAAGTTAGCTGCATTGTTGAAGGGAGTACCGGTTAATACGGATGTGCAGAAGGATGTGGTATTGAAGTTCCCGGCCGCTATGACACGGCGGATAGATGAGCTTTGTGATAGTTCTCCTTTGCTTGTTTACTCTTTTTATGCGACGGCCCTTGCTATTCTGGTTAACAGATATACAGGTGAAAATAATATACGTTGGAAAAGCAGTCCAATGAGTCCGGGAGGCTTTGATGAACCACTTATGACGACAGAAGGCACTTGTATTTTTGCAGTTCTTGTGGCTCCCGGAAAAAGCTTCAAGAGCCTTTTTGGCGTGGTGAAGGAGGAGGTGCTGAACGCCTCGGGGTACATTCCATGGGGCTCGCCTGCAGAAGATGCGGTTGTTGATATTATGCTCAATGTCAGCAATATTACGGCCGATACCCCGCAGGTTGCAGATAAGGGCAGTTTATTGTTTGATATCCGCTTGCATGATACAGATCCGGCAGTTCGGCTTTCATTCGGTGCCGGTGCTGATGGAGACATGTTATCTGCAGTTTTGCACAACTACATTTTTCTGCTGAGTCAGATTGTTGAAGATCCTTACAAGGAGGCGACGGCCTATGAAATAGTTAGTCATCAGGAGAGGTCCAGACTGTTGCTGGAGTTTAATGATCCGGTTTGTGCGTTCCGCACAGAAATGCTTTTTGTCGAAAAGTTTGAGGAGATAGTAAGCCGCTGCCCAGATGCGCCTGCCGTAGTTTGTAATGGAACAACGCATACTTATTCCGGGTTGAACCGGTTGGCGGAAAGATATGCGGTTTGGCTGCAAAGTCAGACAGGGTCTTCTTTATCCCGGAATATCGTAATGTTTACCCGGCGTAGTCCATACTGGATGGCTGCTGTAATTGGTATTTGGAAGGCTGGGTATGTTTATGTCCCGATTGACCCTGCTTATCCGGACGATCGTATAGCCTTACTGTTGCAACAGTCTGGTCCTGCCGTGATGCTCACGGAAATGGAATTATACGACAGGGGCGTAGCCGCAGGCGGGCCTGATATAAAGATACTTGACCTCCATGCCTGTCCGGATAATGAAGAGGTCTGTTTTTACGGCAGACAGCCACTTAAAACAGACCTATCTTATATCATCTACACATCTGGTTCTACCGGTACGCCGAAGGGTGTCATGATTGACCACTGGGGCATGATGAATCACCTGCAGGCTAAAGTGGCGGAAATGGGTATCGTGCCGGGGGACAGGGTAGCGCAGAATGCTTCCCAGGGTTTTGATATCTCAGTCTGGCAGGCATTTGCGGGCCTTATCAGTGGCGCTACTACCTATATCTGCCCGGAGGAAGTGGTGTATCACCCGGCAGCTTTCATTGAGTTTCTGGTAAAAGAGAAAATCAGCATTCTTGAGTTGGTGCCGACTTATTTAACGGAGATGCTGCAGACTATCCGAAACGACTTTAAGGGACTGCAGCTGCTGGAAGACCTCAAAATTCTCATTCTTAATGCGGAAACGCTACGGTTGCCGCTGGTGAATGAGTGGTTCAGGTTATTTCCCCAAATTCCATTGGTAAATACCTATGGCGCTACGGAAGTATCTGATGATATGGGGCATATTATTATGACTGCGCCGCCAGTCACAGGCATCGTTACGGTAATGAAAAATCCGATTGCGAATTTCAGGTTATATGTAGTGGATGACAATCTGAAACTCTTGCCCATCGGTGTTAAAGGTGAAATCCTGATTGCTGGGGAAGGAGTTGGCCCCGGGTACTATAACGATCCGGAAAAAACAGCCCATGCGTTTATTCGGGACCCGTTCCTGCTTGCCGGAAAGTGCTACAGGACCGGAGATCTGGGAAGAAGGCTGCCGAATGGTGAACTGGAATTTCTGGGAAGAAAAGACTTCCAGGTTAAAATAAGTGGTTTCCGGGTGGAGTTACATGAAATAGAGGTCTGCCTTGGTAACTTGCCTGGTGTGGAAGCCGCTGTGGTAAAGGAATGGGAGGACGAACAGGCGAGATTGTATCTGGCGGCGTATGTAATACTTCAGGACGGACAGACAGCTGATGATGTAAAAGCGATGCTGGCCACTGTGTTGCCCGATTATATGATCCCGGGTGTGTTTATTGTCCTCGACGCATTCCCGGTGACGCAGAACGGGAAGATTGATCGTCGCAGGCTACCGGAGCCTGAACAATTTAACCGTAATATACCGCATACAGAAGCTGAAAGTGCCCTGGAAGCAGCGTTGCTGGAAATCTGGAATGAAGTGTTGCCGCAGCCTGTAAGATCTGTTACTGCTAATTTCTTCGAGGCAGGAGGACATTCCCTGCTGGCAGGCAAGCTGATAGACAGAATTTCCACTAGGTTTAACCTGCAGGTGACTATCAGGTCAGTTTTTCTGCATCAGACAATCCGGGAATACACACAGTTTTTGAGTTTGTTGCCGTCCGGAAATACGGGAGAGAGAATGGAGATCAGGAAGATTTCGCGTGACCAGTTGATTCCGCTTTCTTTTGGTCAGCAGCGCATGTGGTATTTCGAACAGCTCTCTTCTGATATTCCGGTTCATAATCTCCTTGACGCCTTTTTGATAGAGGGCCCACTGGATATGTCGGTGTTGAACGATGCTCTATCTATCCTCGTTGACCGCCATGAACAGCTGCGGACCGTGTTCAGAAGCATTGACAAAAAAGAATGCCAGATCATCCGGGAATCACAGCCAGTGACGGTTTCGTTTCAGTCTGTTAAGCACGCCACTGATGTTGAGCGAAACAAATACATTGATGATTTTCTGCGAAACCAGTTTTATGAACGGTTCGATTTGAAAAACGGCCCGCTTTTGAGAGTGTCTGTGGTAGAAACAAACGAACTGAATTATATGCTGGTCATCGCGGCGCATCATATTATTGTCGACCTCTGGTCGATGTCTATCTTTATTCGCGAACTGTTGCAGATATATAGTGATCGTATTAGGAAAGTGCCTTCGAGCCTGCCAGAGATACCGGTAGGGTATGTGGATTATACGGTCTGGCAGCGGGAGTATCTGACTCCGGAAAGAACAATGCAACAGGTGGAGTACTGGCATACGCTGCTGAAAGATGCTCCTCCCCTGACTGACATTCCTACCGACTTCGTTCGGCCGCCCGTGAGTGACTATAAGGGAGATGTTGTACGGTTTAAACTGTCGCAGCAAGAAACAGCTGATATCCGACAAATGGCGGTGAATAGTGCTACAACGCCATTTAATATCCTGTTGGCTAATTTCTTTATCGTCCTGAATAAATTGTCGCAGCAGGAAGATCTTGTAGTGGGAACACCCTATGCTAACAGGAATTACAAATCACTCGAGAATGTCATTGGTTTTTTTGTCAATACCCTGATCTTCAGAATGAAGCTCTCGGAGGATATGACCTTTGAGGATATACTGGCCGACTTGAGCCGACAGTCTGTAACTGCTATGGAGAATGCAGACATACCCTTTGAAAAAATTATTGAGGGATTGAAGGTCCAAAGGAGTGAGAGTTACAATCCGCTGTTCCAGATTATGTTCAGTTATCAGCACAATCTTATCGACCCTGGTAAGGTGGATAGTCTGTCGGTAAGTCGTATTGACGTGCCGGACCCTAAATCCAAGTTTGATATGGAACTTGGTATTTTCGAGCATTCCGATACCATGGAAGGGTATTTGGAATACAGTGTTAGCCTATTTAAGCGGGAAACCATCCAACGTTTTGTTGACTATTTTATTGCGGTGATGAAAGCTTTGCTGCGCAATCCCCGAGCCAGGATTGGTGAACTGGAGTGCCTGACAGAACGTGACCGCCTATGCCTCCAACACGTTAATGAGACGGATGTTGTGCTGCCGGAGGTGGGGTCCATACCCTCGCTGTTTGATAAGGTTGCAGGAGAGCATGCAGACAGCATTGCGCTGATTTACGGGAATGAGCGGATCACTTACAGCGAATTGAGCAAAAGGGTGGATAACCTGGCTTGTCAGCTGATAGATATAGGTATTCAGCCAGGTGATTTTGTGGGGTTGGGCGCCGCGAGATCGGTCGCAATGGTGGTTGCCCAGTTGGCTGTATTGAAAGCTGGTGCAGCGTTCCTTCCATTGGATATGAGCTATCCGCGGGAGAGGATCGCTTTTATGATCGGTGATTCTGGTATTCGTGTACTGGTAGCGGAGGAGCAGTTTGTTTCCATGCTATCCGGCTATGGATGCGAGGTAATAGCTGTTAGTTTTGATCCCGACCATTCCTGCAGTCAGACGGCACATGCCCGGTTTCCAGAGAATACTCCGGCATTGTTTTACCTGATTTATACATCCGGCTCTACCGGAAACCCCAAGGGAGTGATGGGTACCCAGCGAGGCGCTATTAACCGGTTTTATTGGCAATGGAAACAATATCCCTATCAATTACATGAGGTGGGATGTCAAAAGGCGCCTGTCAGCTTCGGAGAATCTATTTCGGAGCTTTATGCACCATTGCTTGCAGGCCGTCCAGTTTTGATTCTGTCAGACAGCGAGGTTAAAGACCCTTATCTGATGGTCAGCACGTTAGCGACAAATAGGGTAACCCGTATTGTATTAATTCCCTCCGTAATAAAAATGTTGATAGAGACATTCCCTGATCTCAACCAAAGGTTACCAGACCTGAATTTTTGGATGAGCAGCGGAGAAGCACTGAGCAAGGACATTGTTTCTTTGTTCAGGCGTGCAATGCCCGGCAGGTTGCTTTTAAATCTGTATGGTTCTTCGGAAGTGTCGGCAGATGTTACCTACCATGAATGTACGGAAACAGAAGAAGACAGTGTACCAATTGGAAGGCCGGTCTATAACACGCAGCTATTTGTATTGGACCAGAAAAGGGTGCGGGTCCCGGTTGGCATTCCTGGTGAATTGTATGTGGGAGGCGTTAATGTGGCAGATGGCTACTATAAGAATCCACAGTTGACAGCGGAAAGATTTGTGCAGCTACCGTTCTGTAACGGACCTGCTTTTAAAACAGGAGACATGGTGAAACTGGACCCTGACGGTGTTATGCATTACCTCGGCAGGTGCGATGACCAGGTGAAAGTAAGAGGGGCACGGGTCTCGCCTGGAGAGATTGCCTCTGCCTTGCTAAAGCACCCCGGCGTGAGACAGATCTCCGTTCAGGCGTTGGTTGGTGATAACAACGAGGAGTATCTCTGTGCCTATGTGGTACCCAACAAAGGCCATAGCAGCAGCGCCAGTGAGTTAACATTGTTTTTGAAAGACCTCCTGCCGGGATACATGATTCCCCGATCGATCATACTGATTGAGCATTTACCGCTACTTCCCAATGGTAAGGTAGACAAGACGCAGTTACCTGTGCCTTTGCCGGAAACGGATGTTAATGGAGAAGGCGCTCCGCGGGATTACTATGAATTAGTGCTCGCCGGTATATGGGAGAGTCTGTTAAGTATTCCTTCAGTCAATATTCATACGGACTTTTTTGATGCGGGGGGGCATTCTCTACTCGCAACGAAGATGATGAATCTGGTATATAAAAAATTTGGCAGGCTGATACCATTGGCAGACCTATTCAGGGCCCCCACTATTAAAGGCATTGCAGCCATTTTGCGGGAGGAGCAGCGCGGGTCGGAGCAATGGGAGTCCATTGTGGCTATTCAGACAGAAGGATCTGAACCGCCCCTGTTTTTTGTCCCCGGTATCGGAGGAAACGTGTTGTATTTCTACCATTTGTCCCGATTGCTCGGGAATGAACAACCATTTTACGGATTGCAGGCGAAAGGTCTCGATGGGCAGCAGCTACCGCCAACTTCTGTAGAGGAAATCGCAGCAAATTATATCCGTGAGATCAGAAAAATACGGCCTGCCGGTCCATACCGGCTGGGAGGGCACTCGTTCGGTGGAAAGGTTGCTTTTGAGATGGCCCGCCAGCTTATTACCTGTGGTGAAGAGGTCGGGTACCTCGCTATCCTGGATATGACGGCGCCCGGCGCAGAAGAAGTCCCGGTGTCAACACAGGAATTTTCGCAGACCGTCTGGTTAGTAAATATCGCAGCGTCCCTTTCGCAGATGTATCAACGCGAAATCCGGCTCACACATGCCGATCTGGATAGCAAAACTGAGGAACAACAATTCCAGCTGTTTAAATCCGCGTTGGAAAAAGAAAAAGTGTTGCCGGAAAACAGTTCCATGCAGCAGATAAAAGGGATGGTAAATGTGTTGAAGACCAATGAGCAGATCCGCTATCATGTCCAGGGAACCCTTCCTGTCGATATCACAGTTTTCCGCGCCTCAGAGAGCCTTCCAGGCATGCCTGATATTGCCGCCGCCGATGCCACGCTCGGATGGGAAAAGTACACTACCGCACTCGTACGCACTCATCAGGTCCCCGGCAATCACCATTCCATGATGGTGCCTCCAAACATTGCCGTTGTCGCCGCAATCATATCCGACGAATTAAATCTCATCAGCACCAAAAATGTTTAG
- a CDS encoding MBL fold metallo-hydrolase — MKDNLVYLKPNVVIEPLFDKWYAWAHLISPATAAMNLQKRHLKIMESYIDAPELHEEAARNPAMLGGPFMDYSENRVAEISGLRDFILSERKDLLDFAGAVQHLFAILKDHPCGYSLESLYKKVPDILKGYVELTVDLNNNPSFRFYEQVLYKSKYYKEECQSIALYLIDKDERPFVLSTPRIEGEGVLHLPLAFKDKRIDQLFKMQRIPERYEAIREQFELTPEEDILFRSLFTEEPTVPYRKYTGSGVRTRYFGHACILTETREVSILTDPVISYGYDADVKRFTYTDLPDQIDIVFITHNHQDHILFETMLQLRHKARYIVVPRNGSRQLQDPSLSLMFREIGFENVIELDEFETITINNCRITGVPFIGEHCDLDIRTKLCYHVETGANTFLFAADCCNVEPKLFEHAYAFLGDIDIIFLGMECDGAPLSWLYGPLLPEPLSRDRDFSRRLTGSNYERAIDLVNRFHPKEVYIYAMGMEPWLKYIMSLNHTAESYPIIESNRLIQECLSRNINSERLFGEKEIVYK, encoded by the coding sequence ATGAAGGATAATTTAGTATATCTCAAGCCGAATGTTGTTATTGAACCATTGTTTGATAAATGGTATGCCTGGGCCCATTTAATATCACCGGCAACCGCCGCGATGAACTTGCAGAAAAGGCACCTTAAAATAATGGAGTCCTATATCGACGCGCCCGAACTGCACGAAGAAGCAGCCCGCAACCCGGCAATGCTTGGTGGGCCGTTCATGGATTACAGCGAAAACAGAGTGGCAGAAATTAGCGGGCTTCGTGACTTTATCCTTAGCGAACGTAAGGATCTGCTCGATTTTGCCGGGGCGGTACAACACCTGTTCGCTATTTTGAAAGATCATCCGTGCGGATATTCATTGGAGTCATTGTATAAAAAAGTACCTGATATACTGAAAGGATATGTGGAGCTGACCGTTGACCTCAATAATAATCCTTCTTTTCGCTTTTATGAACAAGTGCTTTACAAAAGCAAATACTATAAGGAGGAATGTCAATCAATAGCATTGTATCTGATAGATAAAGATGAGAGGCCTTTTGTGCTTAGTACACCAAGAATTGAAGGTGAGGGAGTGTTGCATCTGCCGCTGGCATTTAAAGACAAGCGGATAGACCAACTTTTTAAGATGCAGCGGATACCGGAGCGGTATGAAGCTATCCGTGAGCAATTTGAGCTGACCCCGGAAGAGGATATACTGTTCCGTAGCCTGTTTACGGAAGAACCAACAGTGCCATACAGGAAGTATACCGGAAGCGGCGTCAGAACAAGATATTTTGGGCATGCCTGTATTCTGACGGAAACCCGGGAGGTGAGCATACTCACAGATCCGGTTATAAGCTACGGGTATGATGCAGATGTAAAACGCTTCACCTATACAGACCTGCCTGACCAGATAGATATTGTGTTTATCACACATAACCATCAGGACCATATCCTGTTTGAAACGATGCTGCAACTAAGGCATAAGGCCAGGTATATTGTGGTGCCCCGCAATGGAAGCAGACAATTGCAGGACCCCAGCCTTAGCCTGATGTTCAGAGAGATCGGCTTTGAGAATGTAATAGAGCTGGATGAATTCGAAACGATTACCATCAATAACTGTCGTATTACAGGCGTGCCTTTTATCGGAGAACACTGCGATCTGGATATCAGGACCAAGCTGTGCTATCATGTGGAGACAGGAGCCAATACGTTCCTCTTTGCGGCGGACTGCTGCAATGTTGAACCCAAACTGTTTGAGCATGCCTATGCATTCTTAGGAGACATAGACATTATTTTCCTGGGTATGGAATGTGATGGGGCTCCGCTTTCCTGGCTGTATGGACCGTTGTTGCCAGAGCCTCTTTCCAGAGATAGAGATTTTTCCAGAAGGCTTACCGGCAGTAATTATGAACGAGCGATTGACCTGGTAAACAGGTTTCATCCGAAGGAGGTCTATATCTACGCTATGGGCATGGAGCCGTGGCTAAAGTATATTATGTCCCTTAACCATACGGCTGAATCATATCCGATAATAGAATCCAACAGGCTTATCCAGGAATGTCTGTCGAGAAACATTAATTCGGAGCGGCTTTTCGGAGAAAAAGAGATTGTGTACAAGTAA
- a CDS encoding aldehyde dehydrogenase family protein, with amino-acid sequence MDFYKRRNALLRMQEMLEDQALQRGLVAAYMRDTGYTYRNIRDREITIPLNMLKYWESAAVESLLFQADPVEADGNKIAIVLPSNGINILIVKTVASAFMSGREVVLKLPRKLQHAMPYYQKIVKECMPGVEMISQNLSAEDFLGRCIRSEDIRTVIVYGDDKWIWSYRNNFRRYRKELFFEGPGKDPQVVFRDADVALAARDAVRGGLVNGGHSCSALERFYVHQDVHDEFVALLVKELSGIVIGAPEETATDLSPILSPAVLRRLRHQIQNATEQGAKLIVGGNTVEVGAGGNLALVPALLVNCHNQMDAVQQESFGPIFPVIPFVEEDALITMADQSDYGLNASIYGTCSRKTYDYFYSTHRNLFVNATISSPSSAANRMVDGGFKNSGFVWEWKNDKFLQREGRRILLNELLNIDYDSAHK; translated from the coding sequence ATGGATTTTTATAAACGCAGAAATGCACTGCTCAGGATGCAGGAAATGCTAGAAGATCAGGCGTTGCAACGGGGACTGGTGGCTGCATACATGAGAGATACAGGATATACCTATCGCAATATCCGGGACAGGGAGATTACGATCCCTTTAAATATGCTTAAATACTGGGAATCGGCAGCGGTGGAGTCCTTATTGTTCCAGGCTGATCCTGTGGAAGCGGACGGAAATAAAATAGCCATTGTATTGCCCTCCAACGGGATTAATATATTAATTGTAAAAACGGTGGCTTCTGCTTTCATGTCTGGTAGGGAGGTGGTATTGAAACTGCCCAGGAAGTTGCAACATGCGATGCCATATTACCAAAAGATTGTAAAAGAGTGTATGCCTGGTGTAGAGATGATCTCACAGAACCTTTCTGCAGAAGATTTCCTGGGCAGGTGTATTCGTTCAGAAGACATCAGAACGGTAATAGTGTATGGCGATGATAAATGGATATGGTCATACCGCAACAATTTCCGGCGTTATCGGAAGGAGTTGTTTTTTGAAGGGCCAGGCAAAGACCCGCAGGTGGTGTTTAGGGATGCGGACGTTGCGCTGGCTGCAAGGGACGCGGTCAGGGGGGGGCTGGTGAACGGAGGACATTCCTGCTCTGCGCTGGAGCGGTTTTATGTACATCAGGATGTTCATGATGAGTTTGTAGCGCTTCTGGTGAAGGAACTGTCAGGCATAGTGATCGGGGCGCCAGAGGAAACTGCTACAGATCTGAGCCCCATTCTCTCTCCAGCGGTTCTCCGGCGACTGCGGCACCAGATACAGAACGCCACCGAGCAGGGTGCGAAGCTCATTGTCGGGGGGAATACAGTAGAAGTGGGAGCCGGGGGCAACCTGGCCCTTGTACCTGCCTTGTTGGTCAATTGCCACAATCAGATGGATGCGGTTCAGCAGGAGAGCTTCGGACCGATTTTTCCGGTTATTCCGTTCGTTGAAGAAGATGCATTGATAACAATGGCAGACCAGTCGGATTACGGTCTTAACGCCAGTATTTATGGGACTTGTTCCAGAAAAACGTACGATTATTTTTATTCAACACATCGTAACCTGTTTGTTAATGCTACTATTAGCAGCCCGTCCAGCGCTGCCAACAGGATGGTAGACGGAGGATTTAAAAACTCCGGTTTCGTGTGGGAGTGGAAGAACGATAAATTTTTGCAACGGGAGGGACGCAGGATATTATTAAATGAACTCTTAAATATTGATTATGATAGCGCACATAAATGA